Part of the Cryptosporangium arvum DSM 44712 genome, CGACTGACCTCGATGGACGATGCTCGGGCCAGCCGCTCAGCGAGAGCGTTCACCTCCCCGCCCCGCCGTCGACTCATTCTGTCGCCCGGGTGGTGTCGGGGCGGGCGTGGGCGCACACCTGGAGCACCGCGCCGTCGGGGTCGACGACCCGCATGATCCACTGGGTGGGCAGCCGCTCGATCTCCCCGATCCGCGCGCCCGCCCGGACCATGCGGTCGCGCAGCGCACGCAGCTCGTCGTGGGATTCGACCGCGAGACCGAACCGCTCGGTGGTGGAGCCGAGGGCGTCGGTGGCCGGAGCGCCGGACCGGTTCTCGACGATCTTCACGTAGCGCGTGCCGCCGAGCTCGACGATCGCCATCCGGGGATGCCCGTGTGCTGCCTGGCCTTCGAAGACCTTCGTCGCGTCGAACATCTCGGAGTAGAACCGTACGAGGCGATCGACGTCGGCCGTGACCGCCGTGACGTGATTGATTCCGATTGTCAGGGGCATGGACCGATCCTGACATGCGGCACGGCCGTGGGTCGGATTCGTCCGCTGCGGTCGACGACAGCCTGGTCCCGCTGTTCCTGGTGACGGCGGTGTGGCATCTGGTGCTGCGCCGCGGCCCCGGGCGAGCCGGCACGACAGCCGGCAACCCGGGCCGGACGACGCCACCGGCTACCCGGCCCGCTGACCCGGGACCACCCTGCCGCCGGCGGAACGAGGGAGGACCGCGGTGGAAGACCCGACCCGCCCTCTGACCGAGCCGCATCCCCGGGCCGACGCCGCCGCAGCCCTGCTGCGGCGCAGCCCGGAACAGCTTCGCGAGAGCGTCGCCGGACCGGCGTGAGATGGCCGAGGACGTACTGGCCGGCCGCACGACCCTGCGCGGCGCGGCCGGGTTCTCCTTCCACCAGGACGCGCTGACCGCGCGGTTGGTGGAGTTCCGCGAGTGGCAGCGGACCGCCGACCCGGCCGACGTCGAGGCCGCCGTCCGGGATGCCCGAGCGGCCACTGCCTCCGAACCGCACTGTGGACAGCGGTGGACGAGACCCGCGCCTACGGCGTCCGTAGGGCGGCGCGCATCGCGTGCGCCGCCCAGGTGCCGGCGTCGGTCTCGCCGTGCAGCAGGCGCGCCGGCCCGACGCCGGAGGCGATCGCGTCGAGGGTGAAGGCCGCCTGGTGCGGGTCGAGGTCCGGCGGGAGGTCGCCGTTCCCGATCGCGGTGGTGATCTCCCGGACGAGCGTCGCGCGCCACTGCCGGACGCCGCCGGCCAGTTCGTCGCGCACCCGGCCCGGCCGGCCGTCGAACTCGTGGGAGAACGTCGCCACGCAGCATCCGCCGGGGTAGCCGGGAGCCATCGCGTAGCGGGCCCACGCCTCGCAGACCCCGGTGAGCCGCGGCAGGCCGCGCTCGAGATGCCGGGCGGGCTCCCACACCCGGGCCACGAAGTTCGCGAGCACCAGCCGCACGGTCTCCAGCTGGAGCTCCTCCTTGCTGCCGAACTGCCCGAGCACGCCGGACTTGCTCATCGACAGCTCGGTCGCCAGCCGGCCGATCGACAGCCCCTCGAGACCGTCGACCGAGGCGATGTCGGCCGCCGCCCGGAGGATCGCGGCGCGGGTCTCCAGCGCGTCCACCGCGCTTCGTCGTCCGGTCACGCCGCTACTTTAGCGCACGGTCGTTCGCCTTTGACGTCCGAACGATCGGACGCTAAATTCGCCAGGGACTACGGGAGGTCCGATGACTGTCCTTGACCACGCCGCGACGTTCGCCGCCCCGGTGCTGCGGGTGCGCGAGGCGACCGCCGCCGACCTGACGGCCGTCAACGACCTGCACCGCCGATGTTCGACGCGGACGCTGTGCCGCCGCTATCACGCGGGCCGCGACCGGCTGAGCGCCGCCGAGTGGAGCCGGATGGTCGATCGCTCGCTGGGGCACACGCTGCTGATCGCCGACCCGGCGGTGGGCGACGCGCTGATCGGGTTCGCGAACGTGATGCGGACGACGTCCGACGGCGCGGCCGAGGTGTCCCTGCTACTGCACGACGAGTGGCAGGGCGTCGGAATCGGTCGGGCCATGGCCCGGTATCTCGTGCTGTTCGCGCGCCGGCGGGGGTTCACCGACGTCGTCGCGTGGGCCGAGCCCGACAATCGCCGGGCGGTCGGCCTCCTCCGCGGGATCGGCGCGCGGCCCGAGGTCATCGAACCCGGCGAGGTCCGCTGGACGCTTCCCCTCGGGCCACGCTGAGCGCCGCTACCACCACGGGTGTTCGAGCGCGCGGTCGGTCGCCTGGGTGCGGTCCAGCGCGTCCAGTGCGGCCACGTCGTCCGGTCCGAGCTCGAAGTCGAAGACCTGCGCGTTCTGCTCGATCCGCTCGCGGTGGGTGGACTTGGGCAGCACGATGAGCTCGCGCTGCAGCGCCCAGCGGATGAGCACCTGGGCGGGGGTCCGCCCGAGCCGCCCCGCGATCTCGGCCACCCGGGGGTCGTCCAGGTGGCGGCCGGTGCCGAGCGGGCTGTAGGCCTCCAGTGCCACGCCGCGGCTCTCGCAGGCCTCCCACAGTTCCCGGCGGAACTCGAACGGGCTGAACTGGACCTGGTTGACGACCGGCGGCACGTCGGCGACCTTCCGCACCGCGTCGAGGTCGGAGACGCTGAAGTTCGAGACGCCGATCGAGCGCGCGTAGCCGCGTTCGTGAGCGCGCTGCATTCCGTCCCAGGCCCAGGTCGGCCCGCCCTGGGGCCAGTGGACGATGTACAGGTCCACCGACTCGACGCCGAGGCGCTCGAGGCTGCGCTGCGCCTCGGCTTCCGGGTCGCGGAGCCCGGGGTTGAACTTGGTCGTCAGGAACACCTCGTCGCGGGCCAGTCCGCTCCCACGCAGCGCCCGGCCGACGCTGCGCTCGTTGCCGTAGGCCTGGGCGGTGTCGATGTGGCGGTAGCCCAGCTCCAGCGCCCAGCGCACCGCGTCCTCGCACTCGCGGCCGTCCGGGACCTGCCAGACGCCCAGTGCGAGCAGCGGGATCTCGTTGCCGTCCGCGAGCGCCCGCGTCCGATCGTCCGTTGCCATCGTGTTCTCCTCCTCGTGGTGGCCGCCGACCGTAGCGGGGTTCCCCGGGCGCAGCGTTTCAGGCTTCGAGCGCCGAGCCCGAAGGGAGTCATAAGACTCATAAAAATGCAGGGTTACGCGGTGCGCACTCCCGGCGACTCCGAGTCAAGGTCCTCGGGAACGCCGTCGAGGAACCAGGGAGCGCTGCGCCAGTGCGATCCGTCCGGACCCACGCCCGTCGTCCGATCGCTCTGCTGGGCGTCGTCGTCGCCGTACTGGGCGTGGTCCTGCTGCCGGGCGGTGGCGCCACCGCGGCGCCGTCACCCGCCGACGCCGCGCGTCAGCTGCACTCGCTCGGCGTCACCATGGACCGCCTCAACGAGCGGGCGAACAGCGCACGGGCGCAGCTGCGGCGGGTGGAGGCGCAGCGGGTCGGCCTGGAACGCCAGCGGGCCGCCGCGCAGGTCGCCCTCGACGAGTCCCGCGCGCAGGTCGGTCAGATCGCACAGTCCGCCTACCGGGACGGTGGCCTGCGGCTCTCCTCCTCCGTGCTGGAGGGCTCGCCCGGGGACTTCTTCGCCC contains:
- a CDS encoding VOC family protein codes for the protein MPLTIGINHVTAVTADVDRLVRFYSEMFDATKVFEGQAAHGHPRMAIVELGGTRYVKIVENRSGAPATDALGSTTERFGLAVESHDELRALRDRMVRAGARIGEIERLPTQWIMRVVDPDGAVLQVCAHARPDTTRATE
- a CDS encoding GNAT family N-acetyltransferase, whose translation is MTVLDHAATFAAPVLRVREATAADLTAVNDLHRRCSTRTLCRRYHAGRDRLSAAEWSRMVDRSLGHTLLIADPAVGDALIGFANVMRTTSDGAAEVSLLLHDEWQGVGIGRAMARYLVLFARRRGFTDVVAWAEPDNRRAVGLLRGIGARPEVIEPGEVRWTLPLGPR
- a CDS encoding TetR/AcrR family transcriptional regulator, producing the protein MTGRRSAVDALETRAAILRAAADIASVDGLEGLSIGRLATELSMSKSGVLGQFGSKEELQLETVRLVLANFVARVWEPARHLERGLPRLTGVCEAWARYAMAPGYPGGCCVATFSHEFDGRPGRVRDELAGGVRQWRATLVREITTAIGNGDLPPDLDPHQAAFTLDAIASGVGPARLLHGETDAGTWAAHAMRAALRTP
- a CDS encoding aldo/keto reductase, which encodes MATDDRTRALADGNEIPLLALGVWQVPDGRECEDAVRWALELGYRHIDTAQAYGNERSVGRALRGSGLARDEVFLTTKFNPGLRDPEAEAQRSLERLGVESVDLYIVHWPQGGPTWAWDGMQRAHERGYARSIGVSNFSVSDLDAVRKVADVPPVVNQVQFSPFEFRRELWEACESRGVALEAYSPLGTGRHLDDPRVAEIAGRLGRTPAQVLIRWALQRELIVLPKSTHRERIEQNAQVFDFELGPDDVAALDALDRTQATDRALEHPWW